Proteins found in one Pristiophorus japonicus isolate sPriJap1 chromosome 25, sPriJap1.hap1, whole genome shotgun sequence genomic segment:
- the LOC139238068 gene encoding histone-lysine N-methyltransferase PRDM9-like, giving the protein RDTHTGERPFTCSECGKGFTQSSDLMTHQRVHTGERPFTCSECGKGFTTSSSLLIHQRVHTGERPFTCLECGKGFTCSSNLLKHQRVHTGERPFICTECGNGFTQSSDLLKHQRVHTGEMPFTCSACGKGFTQSSTLLKYQRVHTGGRPFTCSVCGKGFNVSHDLVNHQRVHTGERPFTCSECGKGFTSSSNLLKHQRVHTGERPFICTECGNGFTQSSDLLKHQRVHTGERPFTCSQCGKGFTQSSDLLTHQRVHTGERPFTCPECGKGFNVSHDLVNHQRVHTGERPFTCSECGKGFTQSSTLLTHQRVHK; this is encoded by the coding sequence cgagacacacacactggggagaggccattcacctgctccgagtgtgggaagggattcactcagtcatctgacctgatgacacaccagcgagttcacactggggagaggccgttcacctgctccgagtgtgggaaaggattcactacttcatccagcctgctgatacaccagcgagttcacactggggagaggccattcacctgccttgaatgtgggaagggattcacttgttcatccaacctgctgaaacaccagcgagttcacactggggagaggccattcatctgcactGAGTGTGGAaacggattcactcagtcatctgacctgctgaaacaccagcgagttcacactggggagatgccATTCACGTGCTcagcgtgtgggaagggatttactcagtcatccactctgctgaaataccagcgagttcacactggggggcggccattcacctgctccgtgtgtgggaagggattcaatgtgTCACACGACCTTgtaaatcaccagcgagttcacactggggagaggccgttcacctgctctgagtgtgggaagggtttcacttcttcatccaacctgctgaaacaccagcgagttcacactggggagaggccattcatctgcactGAGTGTGGAaacggattcactcagtcatctgacctgctgaaacaccagagagttcacactggggagaggccattcacgtgctctcagtgtgggaagggatttactcagtcatccgacctgctgacacaccagcgagttcacactggggagaggccattcacctgccctgagtgtgggaaaggattcaatgtgTCACATGACCTTgtaaatcaccagcgagttcacactggggagaggccattcacctgctctgagtgtgggaagggatttactcagtcatccaccctgctgacacaccaacgagttcacaagtga